The DNA sequence TCGTCGTCCGCGCGCGCGGACGCAGCCAACATGGGGACGATCGCAGCGAGAAGAAGAACCAGGAGCCTCGTTTTCATCATCTTGGTCCTCGGGGTGGACGCTCGTCTTCAGACTTCGTTCGCTTATTATACCTTTTTCGCGTCTCGGCGGCGGGACTACTTCGAGGGGACGACGAACACGAGGACCGTATCGGAGGCGGTCGAGTCCGCTTCGTCTCTCGTCCGGGCGATGATCCGAAGGGCGGTGGTGTCGGCCGGCTCCTCGTCGACTGTCCAGCTCGCGGTCCAGCCGGCCTGGCCGTTCTCGACCGTGAAAAGGGAGGCCCCGATCTCGACATCCACCGAATCGGGCGCGGCGCGGCATGAGGCGGCGACGACGTTCCCGGTGATCGCGACGGTGCTCCCCTCCGCCACGAAGGAGCTCTCCGCGGGCGCGGTGATCGCGATCGCGAGGCGGACGGGAACGAAGCGGATCGCGTCCGATGCAGGGCTCGTCATCAGGTTCGTGAAGTCGTTCGAGAGCTGCACCCACACCTCGTACGTTCCGGCGGTGTCCCCGATCGTCCAGGTCGTGTTCGGCCGGAAGGAAACCCAGTTCTCGGGCGGATGCTCATTGATTGATGAAAGATTCATCAACGTCGCTTTCGCGTCGATCGAGAGGGAGACCTCGCAGACGCTCGCGATGCTGTCCCCTCCGGCGAGGACGACTGACACGTTCGTGAGCGGGTCGGGGAGAACCGAATCCGCGGCGACCGTGTCCGGGCCGAACTCGTTCCAGAACTCCGCGTAGAGCGTCTTCGTCGAGAGATCCGTTCCGAACACCCACTCGATGCCGAGCGAGTCGAGCGTCGCGAGCGAATCGAAGAGGAGGGTCGTGTCCGCCGCGTCGCCGAAGAGAGTGTCGGGTGAGAGGACGATCTTGTCGATGAGCGTTCCGGAAAGCTCGACGGGGACGCGCGCGCGCGCGACGGTCGACTCTCCGCCCGCGAGAACGAGGATTCCGCCGGTCGAGGCGGTCCGGATCATGTCGGCGATGACACTCGATGTGTCCGTCTCGCCGCGCGCCGCTCGAAGATAGAGGGTCTTCGTTCCCTTCCCTTCGGTGAGAATCCATGTCTTAGACGTATCAAATGATTCCCACTCGGCGCCTAGGAAGAGGGAATCCTCCGAGAGGATCATTCGGTCGGCGGCCTCGGCTCGAATGGAGATCGCGATCTCCCTCGCGGCGGTCGTCGCCGCGCCGCCCGCGAGCCGGAGGAGGGGAGGAACGGCGACCTCGACCGGCGGCCGTCCGGTCGTGTCCGCCTCGGAGCCGTCGAAGCCGATCGCGGCGATTCGATAATGCGAGGTCGTGAAGTACTGCGGGGCCGGATCGGTCCAGCTCGTTGCGTCCGCCCCGGCCGTGTCGACCCGCGCGAACTCGCTCTCCAAGCGGCTCGCGCGGAAGATCGCGTATCCCTGGAGCCCGTCGATCGAGAGGCGGTTCCAGCGAAGAGTAACCGAACCGTCCGCGTAGGATCCTTGAAGGCCATAGGGATTCCCGTTCGTGGAAGAGTTCCCGAGATCGAGCGGGTTGGTCGTCCCCTCTCGGCTCGGCTTCGAGTCGCAGGAAGCAAGGAGAAGGACCCCCGCGAGGAGGAGAAGAGTGAGAGAAGAAGAGATCCTCACGTTCGACTCCTAAAACGTAATGCGAAGCGCGAGAACGGGCGCCCCGCCGCGTTCCGAAAACCCCGTACGCAGCGCGATCCTTCCTGCGTCCGGATCGTGCTCGTAAGGGAACCGGAAGAACACGTCGAGCGCGGAGAGGCCGTAGACGACCGCCGCCGCGAGGAGCGCGCGGTCCCGGTTCGTCTCCGCCGACGCCATGCGATCGTACGCGCGGTCGCGCTCCGCGCGCGCGGCCGCGATCGCCACGTCGTCGACCGCGCGGTCGTAGGCGAGAGCGGCGTTCTCGTGGTCGTCCTTGCGATCGTGGAAGACGCCGTCTTGATGGTACGCGTAGCCGAGCACCGCCGCCTCGAGGAACAACACGGCGGCGGCATGAATCGGGCGCTCGGTGTAGTACGCTCCCCAGCCTGGGACGAGCAGGTTTCTCCAAAGCGCGTCCTGTCTTCTCTTCTCGCGGAGGTAGAGCACGCGCGATTCGCCCCGCTCCGGACCGATCCAAATCCTTTCCTCGCGGGTTTCGTACCCGCGTTTCGAGAGACGGATCGTGTGGATCCCGCGGGGGAGGACGATCGATTCGACGGGGACCTCGCCGATCGGCCGGCCGTCGATCGAGACCGAAGCGCCCGCGGTTCCGTGAACGCCGAGGATCCCGGTCGGTGCGGCCGGCTCGCCCGCCCGCGCGAGAAGCGGAAACCCTGCAACGAGAAGCGCGACTAAAAAACGCAAGGCGGTTCTCCCTCCGTCCGGGCGCATTCTACCAGCCCGTCCGTGTACCTGGTACCGGAAATCTGCTTGTGTCGCCTGATCGGCCGACCGACAATAGAACGAACACCGGTCCCAAGGCCGGCGCGTTGCGCCTCCGGGGGCCGCCGGGGTCACGATGGAAGTGGCGGCTCGAACGTCCGATCGCCGTGCCCTATGCGCGTCCGCGATCGTTCTCGCGGTCGCGCTCAAGATCGCGTGGCACCTTCTCGATCCGCATCCGTACTTTCTCCTCGGGGACAGCGCGGTTTATCTCGAGGAGGCGCGGACGCTCCATCCGGGGCTCGCTCGCCCCCTCGGGTATCCGGTCTTTCTTCGTTCCTTTCTCGGCATCTTCCGCGACATCCGCGCCGTCACCTTCCTCCAGGCGTGCCTCGCGCTTCTCGCTTCGTTCGTTCTTTTTCGGGCTGTACGCGCGCGCTTTCGGTCGGCGTTCGCGGCGGTCGGAACGTTCGTCCTTCTCGTCCTCTGGCCGTGGAGCGCGTTCTACGAAAAGACGATCCTCGCGGAATCCGTGACGCTCCTCCCCCTCGCGCTCAGCTTTCTTCTTCTCATC is a window from the Candidatus Eisenbacteria bacterium genome containing:
- a CDS encoding PEGA domain-containing protein, giving the protein MRFLVALLVAGFPLLARAGEPAAPTGILGVHGTAGASVSIDGRPIGEVPVESIVLPRGIHTIRLSKRGYETREERIWIGPERGESRVLYLREKRRQDALWRNLLVPGWGAYYTERPIHAAAVLFLEAAVLGYAYHQDGVFHDRKDDHENAALAYDRAVDDVAIAAARAERDRAYDRMASAETNRDRALLAAAVVYGLSALDVFFRFPYEHDPDAGRIALRTGFSERGGAPVLALRITF